In Silene latifolia isolate original U9 population chromosome X, ASM4854445v1, whole genome shotgun sequence, the following proteins share a genomic window:
- the LOC141617245 gene encoding uncharacterized protein LOC141617245 — MDIVGPLPRAPENRLYMLAMTNYFSKWMEAEAFTEVKDRQVISFIKCNILRRFDIPSEIICDNGSLFISETSEGFCARRNISLKKSAPKNPQSNEQAKSNNKIIVENLRKRLEELGGKWKDELPQMLW; from the coding sequence atggacattgttGGTCCACTACCTAGGGCACCGGAAAACAGGCTTTATATGCTGGCAATGACaaactacttctccaaatggatggAAGCCGAGGCATTCACTGAGGTAAAAGATAGGCAAGTCATTTCATTTATCAAATGTAACATACTCCGGAGGTTTGATATTCCATCAGAAATCATTTGTGACAACGGGTCACTGTTCATATCAGAAACCTCTGAGGGATTCTGTGCTAGGCGGAACATTTCACTTAAAAAATCAGCACCCAAAAACCCGCAGTCCAATGAACAAGCTAAATCTAACAACAAAATCATTGTTGAAAACTTAAGAAAAAGATTGGAGGAGTTAGGAGGAAAATGGAAAGATGAGCTGCCCCAGATGCTGTGGTAA